A genomic segment from Bacillus cereus G9842 encodes:
- a CDS encoding DUF6877 family protein, producing MNYIDRITELAPQVPAVVFEDVMNRIKDWIVSGGKEDDPYIEQQLRFVERVAVRSKEHDI from the coding sequence GTGAATTATATAGATCGTATCACGGAATTAGCCCCACAAGTACCGGCGGTCGTTTTTGAAGATGTGATGAACCGGATTAAGGATTGGATTGTTAGTGGCGGGAAAGAGGATGACCCGTATATTGAACAACAACTGAGATTCGTGGAACGTGTGGCTGTAAGGAGTAAGGAACATGACATCTGA
- a CDS encoding AbrB/MazE/SpoVT family DNA-binding domain-containing protein, giving the protein MKSTGIIRNIDPLGRIVVPMELRRTLGIQIKDSMEIFVDGESIILQKYNSNNSCQITGEVSEENIEIAGGKLVLSPEGIDQVLAEIEAHLKGR; this is encoded by the coding sequence ATGAAATCGACAGGTATTATTCGTAACATTGATCCATTAGGACGAATTGTGGTTCCAATGGAATTACGCCGCACATTAGGTATCCAGATAAAGGATTCGATGGAGATTTTCGTAGATGGTGAATCTATTATTCTACAAAAATATAACTCTAATAACTCTTGCCAAATTACAGGAGAGGTTTCAGAAGAAAACATTGAAATAGCTGGCGGTAAACTCGTGCTGAGTCCTGAAGGGATTGATCAGGTATTAGCGGAAATTGAAGCGCATTTGAAGGGGCGATAA
- a CDS encoding BC1881 family protein, whose amino-acid sequence MKNIPTKNISEELETREGVTTVQVSPHEKIEVAGITVEGPVVILINKD is encoded by the coding sequence ATGAAGAATATACCTACAAAAAACATAAGTGAAGAACTGGAGACACGTGAAGGTGTCACAACAGTGCAAGTAAGTCCCCATGAAAAGATTGAAGTAGCCGGTATTACGGTTGAGGGTCCGGTTGTGATTCTTATTAATAAGGACTAG
- a CDS encoding peptidylprolyl isomerase PrsA — MKRKKLVIGSILMGMTLSLSACGSSDNIVTTKSGSISESDFNKKLKENYGKQNLSEMVVEKVLDDKYKVTDEEVTKQLKELKDKMGDNFNTYMESNGVKNEDQLKEKLKLTFAFEKAIKATVTEKDFKDHYKPKLQVSHILVKDEKTAKEIKEKLNSGEDFAALAKQYSEDPGSKEKGGELSEFGPGMMVKEFEDAAYKLEVGQLSEPVKSSFGYHIIKLTDKKELKSYEEEKENIRKELEQQRIQDPQFHQQVTRDLLKNADIKVSDKDLKDTFKELEK, encoded by the coding sequence TTGAAAAGAAAGAAATTAGTAATAGGTAGCATTTTAATGGGGATGACGTTATCTTTATCCGCATGTGGTTCATCAGATAATATTGTAACTACAAAATCAGGAAGCATTTCAGAAAGTGATTTTAACAAAAAATTAAAAGAAAACTACGGTAAACAGAATTTATCTGAAATGGTAGTAGAGAAAGTATTAGATGATAAATATAAAGTTACGGATGAAGAGGTAACGAAACAACTAAAAGAATTAAAAGACAAGATGGGCGATAATTTTAATACATATATGGAATCTAATGGTGTGAAAAATGAAGATCAGTTGAAAGAGAAATTAAAGCTTACTTTCGCTTTTGAAAAAGCTATTAAAGCAACCGTAACGGAAAAAGATTTTAAAGATCACTATAAGCCAAAGCTTCAAGTTAGCCATATTTTAGTGAAAGATGAAAAGACAGCAAAAGAAATTAAAGAAAAATTAAATAGTGGCGAAGATTTCGCGGCATTGGCTAAACAATATTCAGAGGATCCAGGTTCTAAAGAGAAAGGTGGAGAACTATCTGAATTTGGACCAGGTATGATGGTGAAAGAATTTGAGGATGCTGCATATAAGTTAGAAGTTGGTCAATTGAGTGAACCTGTTAAATCTTCCTTCGGATATCATATTATTAAGTTAACGGATAAAAAAGAGCTTAAATCGTATGAGGAAGAGAAAGAGAATATTCGTAAAGAATTAGAACAGCAACGTATACAAGATCCTCAATTCCATCAACAAGTTACTAGAGATCTGCTTAAAAATGCAGATATAAAGGTATCTGATAAAGACTTGAAAGATACCTTTAAAGAGTTAGAAAAATAA